Proteins encoded together in one Passer domesticus isolate bPasDom1 chromosome 6, bPasDom1.hap1, whole genome shotgun sequence window:
- the DHRS7 gene encoding dehydrogenase/reductase SDR family member 7 produces MAWGCALCLALAGGALLALLVQFLRWLRADGDLTLLWAERWGKKPEHELRGKVVWVTGASSGIGEELSYQLAKLGALLAISARREDELQRVKKKCLEISSLSENDILVLRLDLTDRSSHEAATNSVLKHFGKIDVLVNNGGRSQRSLFVDTNLDVYNAIIELNYLGTISLTKYVLNHMIQRKKGKVVTVSSVMGIMGAPLATGYCASKHALQGFFNSLRTELTDYPEISIIQICPGPVQSQIIQNVFTENLAKSIENSGDQSHKMPTDRCARLTLVSVANDVKEAWISDHPYLAVCYLWQYAPTWAWWLMNRMGKRRIQNFKSGIDADASYSRKRK; encoded by the exons ATGGCGTGGGGCTGCGCGCTGTGCCTGGCGCTGGCCGGAGGGGCTCTGCTGGCGCTGCTGGTGCAGTTCCTGCGCTGGCTGAGGGCCGACGGCGACCTCACGCTGCTCTGGGCCGAGAGGTGGGGGAAGAAGCCAG AACATGAACTGCGTGGCAAGGTTGTCTGGGTGACAGGAGCCTCAAGTGGCATTGGAGAAGAATTGTCTTACCAGCTGGCAAAGCTGGGAGCCTTGCTTGCCATCTCTGCCAGAAGGGAGGATGAGCTGCAGAGAGTGAAAAAGAAATGCCTTG AGATTAGCAGCCTGAGTGAAAACGATATCCTCGTTCTGCGTCTCGACCTGACCGACAGATCCTCTCATGAAGCTGCAACCAACAGTGTGCTCAAGCACTTTGGCAAG ATTGATGTTCTGGTCAACAATGGCGGGCGCTCCCAACGCTCCCTGTTCGTGGACACCAACCTGGATGTCTACAATGCCATCATCGAGCTCAACTACCTGGGCACCATCTCCCTGACGAAGTATGTCCTGAACCACATGATCCAGAGGAAGAAAGGGAAGGTTGTCACTGTGAGCAGTGTCATGGGCATCATGGGAGCTCCTCTTGCCACCGGCTACTGTGCCAGCAAGCACGCTCTGCAG GGATTCTTTAATTCTCTGCGGACTGAGCTGACTGACTACCCTGAGATAAGCATTATCCAAATCTGCCCAGGGCCTGTGCAGTCCCAGATCATCCAAAATGTCTTTACTGAGAATCTTGCAAAG tCCATCGAGAACAGCGGGGACCAGTCCCACAAGATGCCCACGGACCGCTGTGCCCGGCTCACCCTGGTGAGCGTGGCCAACGACGTGAAGGAGGCCTGGATCAGCGACCACCCCTACCTGGCCGTGTGCTACCTGTGGCAGTACGCGCCCacctgggcctggtggctcaTGAACAGGATGGGCAAGAGGAGGATACAGAACTTCAAGAGTGGAATT GATGCTGATGCCTCTTACTCAAGGAAGAGGAAGTAA